The following coding sequences are from one Clostridia bacterium window:
- a CDS encoding 4Fe-4S dicluster domain-containing protein yields the protein MESRPVDPSWEAVTTEDGRGIFHLFPALCKGCGLCIEKCPVHTIGWSKRLGVYGTPAVEPGHGEGCIACKICQMVCPDCAIWVERKDREGIKARAKTH from the coding sequence ATGGAATCGCGACCGGTGGACCCCAGCTGGGAGGCCGTAACTACTGAAGATGGCCGGGGGATCTTTCACCTCTTCCCGGCTCTGTGTAAGGGGTGCGGCCTCTGCATCGAGAAGTGCCCGGTTCATACCATCGGCTGGTCCAAGCGTTTGGGCGTCTACGGCACCCCAGCGGTGGAGCCCGGCCATGGCGAGGGCTGCATTGCCTGCAAGATCTGTCAGATGGTTTGTCCTGACTGCGCCATTTGGGTGGAGCGGAAGGACAGAGAGGGTATAAAGGCGCGAGCAAAAACTCACTAG